Proteins co-encoded in one Sphingopyxis sp. BE259 genomic window:
- a CDS encoding XrtA/PEP-CTERM system amidotransferase: protein MCGIAGIYHLETAKPVDPARLRAMLSPMQHRGPDGAGEWTAPGVGLGHLRLSIIDVEGSPQPMASDDEAVTLTYNGEIYNFRELRSELEDRGHRFRTSGDTEVIIAAWRQWGPDCLSRLNGMFAFAIHDHQRGCLFLARDRLGVKPLHFARLSDGSVAFASELKGLLRNPLLRQEANLTAIEDFLAFGYVPDDNCIVAGVEKLAAGNYLLLERGKPVPPPTRWWAPDFSKRIRASEGEAAEHLVHLMRAAVTDRMVADVPLGAFLSGGVDSSSVVALMAEASAKAVKTCTIGFDQAALDETAYAQQIAERFATDHRTRTVSPGDFGLVDTIADHFDEPFADASALPTYRVCELAREEVTVALSGDGADEAFAGYRRLVFQHQEEKLRGLIPGFMRRGVLGPLAKLWPQMDWAPRPLRARATLASLSKSGAEGYAEAVGVTGIAQRSRLFNDAAHHALGDHVAEARYWRAMADAPAREPLDRAQYADLMIWLPGDILTKTDRMSMAVSLEAREPLLDYRLIEFAASLPASMRVKGSTGKAIMKQAMERYLPHDILYRPKMGFVTPVSQWFRGPLVEQAKGLATSSTLARSGWFDMAEIERIVAAHQSGRRDHGRLIWQFFMLEKSLAKLFGI, encoded by the coding sequence ATGTGTGGGATCGCGGGCATCTATCATCTGGAAACGGCCAAGCCGGTCGATCCGGCACGGCTGCGCGCGATGCTGTCGCCGATGCAGCATCGCGGGCCCGACGGGGCGGGCGAATGGACTGCGCCGGGCGTCGGGCTGGGCCATTTGCGCCTGTCGATCATCGACGTCGAGGGCAGCCCGCAGCCGATGGCGAGCGACGACGAGGCGGTGACGCTCACCTACAACGGCGAAATCTACAATTTCCGCGAGTTGCGTTCCGAACTTGAGGATCGCGGCCACCGGTTCCGCACCAGCGGCGATACCGAGGTGATCATCGCGGCGTGGCGGCAATGGGGGCCGGATTGTCTGTCGCGGCTGAACGGCATGTTCGCTTTTGCAATCCACGACCATCAGCGCGGCTGCCTGTTCCTGGCGCGCGACCGGCTGGGAGTGAAGCCGCTGCACTTTGCGCGGCTGTCGGACGGGTCGGTAGCGTTCGCGTCGGAACTGAAGGGGCTGCTCCGCAATCCGCTCTTGCGACAAGAAGCGAACCTCACCGCCATCGAGGACTTCTTGGCTTTCGGTTATGTCCCCGATGACAATTGCATCGTCGCGGGCGTCGAGAAGCTGGCCGCGGGGAATTATTTGCTGCTCGAACGCGGCAAGCCGGTGCCGCCGCCGACGCGCTGGTGGGCGCCCGATTTTTCCAAGCGCATCCGGGCGAGCGAAGGCGAGGCGGCGGAGCATCTCGTCCATCTGATGCGCGCCGCGGTGACCGACCGGATGGTCGCGGATGTGCCGCTCGGCGCCTTTCTGTCGGGCGGGGTCGATAGCAGCTCGGTCGTTGCCTTGATGGCCGAGGCGAGCGCAAAGGCGGTCAAGACCTGCACCATCGGTTTCGACCAGGCGGCGCTCGACGAGACCGCATACGCCCAGCAGATCGCCGAGCGGTTCGCGACCGATCACCGAACCCGCACTGTATCGCCGGGTGATTTCGGACTGGTCGACACAATCGCCGACCATTTCGACGAGCCCTTTGCCGACGCCAGCGCGCTGCCGACGTACCGCGTGTGCGAACTGGCGCGCGAAGAGGTGACGGTGGCGCTGTCGGGCGACGGCGCCGACGAGGCGTTTGCGGGCTATCGCCGACTGGTGTTCCAGCATCAGGAAGAAAAGCTGCGCGGGCTGATCCCTGGATTTATGCGCCGCGGGGTGCTCGGCCCGCTGGCGAAGCTGTGGCCGCAAATGGACTGGGCGCCGCGCCCGCTGCGCGCCCGTGCGACGCTCGCCAGCCTGTCGAAAAGCGGGGCGGAGGGTTATGCCGAGGCGGTCGGGGTGACGGGCATCGCCCAACGCTCGCGCCTTTTCAACGACGCGGCGCATCATGCGCTGGGCGATCATGTCGCCGAGGCGCGCTACTGGAGGGCGATGGCCGACGCGCCGGCGCGCGAGCCGCTCGACCGCGCCCAATATGCCGATCTGATGATCTGGCTGCCCGGCGACATTCTGACCAAGACCGACCGGATGAGCATGGCGGTCAGCCTGGAGGCGCGCGAACCGCTGCTCGATTACCGGCTGATCGAATTCGCCGCGAGCCTGCCCGCGTCGATGCGGGTCAAGGGATCGACCGGCAAGGCGATTATGAAGCAGGCGATGGAACGCTATCTGCCGCATGACATCCTGTATCGGCCCAAGATGGGGTTTGTGACGCCGGTGTCGCAGTGGTTCCGCGGGCCGCTGGTCGAGCAGGCGAAGGGGCTGGCGACCTCGTCGACGCTGGCGCGGTCGGGCTGGTTCGACATGGCCGAAATCGAGCGCATCGTCGCGGCGCACCAGTCGGGGCGGCGCGATCATGGCCGATTGATCTGGCAGTTTTTCATGCTGGAAAAGTCACTCGCGAAATTGTTCGGAATTTGA